A DNA window from Cognatiyoonia koreensis contains the following coding sequences:
- a CDS encoding HlyD family type I secretion periplasmic adaptor subunit, with product MTNSDHKKRWSTTRPMIVGLLALLILVGGFGTWAVMAQINGAVIASGQIEVDRNRQVIQHPDGGVVAEIIVDEGDTVAEGDLLIRLDASVLQSELAVVEGQLFEILARRGRLEAERDGSDTIVFDSTLLDGGDDAAELMDGQMRLFVARLESVSRATEQLTQQRAQIASQLNGIAAQQEALNQQRDLIAEELTDQQSLLDRGLAQASRVLALRREEANLLGRAGELTAQAAQASERMTEIEIQILGLTTTRREEAITRLRDLQFNELELSERRRTLRQQLDRLDIRAPVSGIVYGLQVFAPRSVIRAADPVMFLVPQDRPLVIATQVQLTDIDQIHVGQDVTLRFSALDQRRTPELRGQVTLISADAFQDEGSPVSYYRAEVQMMEGEIDRLPEGTTLIPGMPVEAFVRTADRSPMDYLIKPLADYFAKAFRES from the coding sequence ATGACAAATTCCGACCATAAGAAACGCTGGTCAACGACCCGTCCCATGATCGTCGGCCTGTTGGCACTGCTTATTCTGGTTGGCGGCTTTGGTACCTGGGCGGTCATGGCGCAGATCAATGGCGCGGTCATCGCCTCGGGCCAGATCGAAGTTGATCGCAATCGGCAGGTGATCCAGCATCCGGATGGCGGCGTCGTCGCGGAGATCATCGTCGACGAAGGTGATACGGTTGCCGAGGGCGATCTTCTGATCCGCCTTGATGCTTCGGTGCTGCAATCTGAACTTGCGGTCGTCGAAGGGCAGTTGTTTGAAATCCTTGCGCGCAGGGGCAGACTGGAAGCCGAAAGGGATGGTTCGGATACGATCGTTTTCGACTCGACCCTTCTGGACGGCGGCGACGATGCTGCTGAACTCATGGACGGGCAGATGCGGCTTTTTGTGGCGCGCCTAGAAAGTGTCAGCCGCGCAACCGAACAACTGACACAGCAGCGCGCACAAATCGCAAGCCAACTGAACGGCATTGCCGCGCAGCAAGAGGCCCTGAACCAGCAGCGCGATCTGATCGCCGAGGAACTTACCGATCAGCAGTCACTGCTGGATCGTGGATTGGCACAGGCCAGCCGGGTTCTCGCGCTGCGTCGTGAAGAAGCGAACCTTCTGGGACGCGCCGGCGAACTGACGGCGCAGGCTGCGCAAGCCAGCGAGCGGATGACGGAAATTGAGATCCAGATACTCGGCCTGACGACCACGCGCCGCGAGGAGGCGATTACCCGCCTGCGTGACCTGCAATTCAACGAACTTGAGCTGTCGGAACGGCGGCGCACCCTGCGCCAGCAACTTGACCGGCTCGACATTCGTGCACCTGTCAGCGGAATCGTCTACGGCTTGCAGGTATTTGCGCCCCGCTCTGTCATACGGGCCGCCGATCCTGTGATGTTCCTTGTGCCACAGGACCGGCCTCTAGTGATCGCAACCCAAGTGCAACTGACCGACATTGACCAGATCCATGTCGGGCAGGATGTAACCCTCAGGTTCTCGGCACTGGACCAGCGACGGACCCCCGAACTGCGCGGGCAAGTGACCCTGATTTCCGCTGACGCGTTTCAGGATGAAGGAAGTCCCGTGTCTTACTACCGTGCGGAAGTTCAGATGATGGAAGGCGAAATCGACAGGTTACCCGAGGGCACCACCCTGATCCCCGGCATGCCGGTCGAAGCATTCGTGCGCACGGCCGATCGCAGTCCGATGGACTATCTTATCAAGCCGCTTGCGGACTACTTTGCCAAGGCATTCCGCGAGTCCTGA
- a CDS encoding competence/damage-inducible protein A, with amino-acid sequence MSNPSAAMLVIGDEILSGRTRDANMHYLANELTGVGIDLKEVRIVSDERVAIVDAVRALSSAYDNVFTSGGIGPTHDDITADCIAAAFDVPIDVRDDARALLQAHYDRSGQELNAPRLRMARIPDGATLIDNPVSTAPGFTLRNVHVMAGVPKVFQAMVASLLTKLTTGKPLLSRTLRIDRGEGDIAGPLGEFADEFPDLSVGSYPFQQSTGQYGSNIVVRGQDTNQLDRAMIRLETLFA; translated from the coding sequence ATGTCAAACCCGAGTGCTGCCATGCTGGTCATTGGCGACGAAATCCTGTCAGGCCGCACGCGGGATGCGAACATGCATTATCTTGCAAACGAACTGACGGGGGTTGGTATTGACCTCAAAGAAGTGCGCATCGTGTCCGATGAACGCGTGGCCATTGTCGATGCCGTCCGTGCGCTGTCGTCGGCGTATGATAACGTATTCACCTCGGGCGGGATCGGTCCGACGCATGATGACATTACTGCTGACTGCATTGCAGCGGCGTTCGATGTTCCAATCGACGTACGAGACGATGCGCGTGCGCTGTTACAGGCCCATTACGATCGATCAGGCCAGGAATTAAATGCACCCCGTCTGCGCATGGCGCGCATTCCCGATGGGGCAACGTTGATCGACAACCCTGTCAGCACGGCCCCCGGATTTACGCTGCGCAATGTGCATGTCATGGCAGGTGTGCCGAAGGTCTTTCAGGCTATGGTTGCAAGTCTTTTGACGAAGCTGACAACCGGAAAACCGCTGTTGTCGCGCACATTGCGGATTGATCGAGGTGAAGGCGATATCGCAGGACCACTAGGCGAATTCGCAGATGAATTTCCGGACTTATCTGTTGGATCCTATCCGTTCCAGCAAAGTACGGGTCAATATGGATCGAATATCGTTGTGCGAGGACAGGATACAAACCAGCTCGATCGTGCCATGATCCGACTGGAGACGCTGTTTGCGTGA
- a CDS encoding RidA family protein, producing the protein MTSAIESRLAELGVTLPDAPAPAANYVPFVITGNTVYVSGQISQSDGSLITGRLGDSLSAEQGATAARACAISLLAQLKAACDGDIDRLVRVVKLTGFVNSTPEFTDQPKVINGCSDFMVEALGDKGKHARSAVSAAALPLGVAVEIEGIFEIS; encoded by the coding sequence ATGACATCTGCTATTGAATCGCGGCTTGCTGAATTGGGCGTCACACTGCCAGACGCCCCTGCCCCCGCTGCAAACTATGTGCCCTTCGTTATCACGGGCAATACTGTGTACGTCTCAGGCCAGATCAGCCAATCCGATGGCAGCCTGATTACAGGTCGGCTGGGTGACAGCCTGTCTGCCGAACAGGGTGCAACTGCCGCCCGCGCCTGTGCGATATCCCTGCTTGCACAGCTCAAGGCCGCTTGTGATGGCGATATTGACCGGCTCGTGCGCGTGGTCAAGCTAACCGGGTTCGTCAATTCCACACCGGAATTCACCGATCAGCCGAAAGTCATCAACGGATGTTCGGATTTCATGGTCGAAGCCTTGGGTGACAAGGGCAAGCACGCGCGCTCTGCCGTCAGTGCAGCCGCCCTGCCACTGGGCGTTGCCGTCGAAATCGAAGGCATATTCGAAATTTCATGA
- the map gene encoding type I methionyl aminopeptidase, producing MQTNSGRLTKDGIRIHEAADFAGMHAAGQLAARILDDIGTHVFPGQTTGELDRLITQWVADAGATSATIGYKGYKHASCISVNHVVCHGIPGDKVLKEGDILNIDVTVIVDGWFGDTSRMYVAGKISRKAERLVQITHDALMKGIEAAKPGNTFGDIGAAIQTYAESQRTSVVRDFCGHGLGRVFHAPPNVLHYGRPGTGSVLEEGMFFTIEPMINLGRPETKVLADDWTAVTRDKSLSAQYEHSIGITADGADIFTLSPGGLFNTFG from the coding sequence GTGCAGACAAATTCCGGCCGATTGACCAAAGACGGTATCCGCATTCATGAAGCAGCTGACTTTGCAGGAATGCATGCTGCTGGACAGTTGGCGGCGCGTATTCTTGACGATATCGGCACTCACGTCTTTCCAGGTCAGACGACTGGGGAACTTGACCGGTTGATTACGCAATGGGTGGCCGATGCGGGCGCGACCTCTGCCACGATCGGTTACAAGGGTTACAAGCACGCAAGCTGCATTTCTGTAAACCATGTCGTCTGCCACGGAATTCCCGGCGATAAGGTCCTGAAAGAAGGCGACATCCTGAACATCGACGTGACCGTCATTGTCGACGGCTGGTTTGGGGATACCAGCCGCATGTACGTCGCAGGCAAAATTTCCCGCAAGGCCGAGCGGCTTGTGCAGATCACGCATGATGCGTTGATGAAAGGGATCGAGGCAGCAAAACCCGGGAATACGTTTGGCGATATCGGGGCGGCAATCCAGACTTATGCCGAATCTCAACGCACTTCCGTTGTCCGGGATTTCTGTGGTCATGGGTTGGGGCGGGTGTTCCACGCGCCACCTAACGTCCTGCACTATGGTCGCCCCGGCACGGGATCGGTTCTGGAAGAAGGCATGTTCTTCACCATCGAACCGATGATCAATCTGGGTCGTCCGGAAACCAAGGTGCTGGCCGATGACTGGACAGCGGTGACACGCGACAAGTCCCTGTCCGCGCAATACGAACATTCCATCGGAATCACGGCGGACGGCGCTGATATCTTCACGCTGTCACCGGGCGGGCTTTTCAACACGTTCGGCTGA
- a CDS encoding GNAT family N-acetyltransferase, whose product MTEALEITTHPSIREIGKGDWDACACPEAGSARPADPFTTFRFLSALEESGSVGRGTGWQPHYLCAKQGDRVIAVAPMYAKTHSQGEYMFDHNWAHAYENGGGQYYPKLQIAVPFTPATGRRFLTRPGFDVVGMSAILQGAIQIANDNRLSSVHATFCTEAESLAGQEMGLLGRVGQQFHWLNNDYGDFDTFLGSLSSRKRKNIRKERATAQGFGGEIVNLTGDAIRPEHWDAFWQFYQDTGNRKWGTPYLTRDFFDIAHETLRDDILLSLAVRDGTPVAGAMSLIGRETLFGRYWGCTEHHPCLHFELCYYQALDYAIAHGMKRVEAGAQGEHKLARGYLPTATHSLHWVGDAGFRDAIARYLKAEKNAIDHEIEVLTSYGPFRKEQREEQQ is encoded by the coding sequence ATGACCGAAGCCCTTGAAATCACGACGCATCCGTCAATCCGCGAGATTGGCAAAGGCGATTGGGATGCATGTGCGTGCCCCGAAGCGGGGTCTGCTCGTCCTGCCGATCCCTTCACGACATTCAGGTTTCTTTCGGCATTGGAAGAGTCGGGCTCTGTCGGACGCGGCACTGGCTGGCAGCCACACTATCTTTGCGCAAAGCAAGGCGATCGCGTGATTGCCGTCGCGCCCATGTATGCCAAGACGCACAGTCAGGGTGAGTACATGTTCGATCATAACTGGGCGCATGCATATGAAAACGGCGGTGGGCAGTATTATCCCAAACTCCAGATTGCAGTGCCTTTCACGCCGGCGACAGGGCGCAGGTTCCTCACCCGCCCTGGTTTTGATGTGGTTGGTATGTCCGCGATCCTGCAGGGTGCCATCCAGATCGCCAACGACAACCGACTTTCTTCGGTTCACGCGACGTTTTGCACTGAGGCTGAGTCACTCGCAGGTCAGGAAATGGGCTTGCTGGGGCGCGTTGGCCAGCAATTCCACTGGCTGAACAATGATTATGGCGATTTCGATACCTTCCTTGGCAGCCTATCCAGCCGAAAGAGAAAAAACATCCGCAAGGAACGTGCGACGGCGCAGGGTTTCGGTGGCGAAATCGTCAATTTAACGGGGGATGCGATACGCCCTGAACACTGGGATGCCTTTTGGCAGTTCTATCAGGATACCGGCAACCGTAAATGGGGAACGCCTTATCTGACACGCGACTTTTTCGACATTGCACATGAAACCTTACGCGACGACATCCTGCTTAGCCTCGCTGTGCGCGACGGCACGCCGGTTGCGGGCGCGATGAGCCTTATTGGACGCGAGACTTTGTTTGGGCGATATTGGGGCTGTACCGAACACCATCCCTGCTTGCATTTCGAACTGTGCTATTATCAGGCACTGGACTATGCGATCGCGCACGGCATGAAACGTGTCGAAGCTGGCGCACAGGGCGAGCACAAGCTGGCGCGAGGGTATTTGCCAACCGCGACGCACTCGCTTCATTGGGTCGGAGATGCGGGCTTTCGGGACGCAATTGCCCGTTATCTGAAAGCAGAGAAGAACGCGATCGATCACGAAATCGAAGTGCTGACCAGTTATGGTCCGTTCAGAAAAGAACAACGAGAGGAGCAACAATGA
- the rsmD gene encoding 16S rRNA (guanine(966)-N(2))-methyltransferase RsmD, which yields MRIIAGTHRGTQLSAVGKGDAAAHLRPTTDRVRESLFNVLQSGRFGDPISGARVLDLFAGTGALGLEALSRGAAHVTFVDSGRVAQKLIRDNIAKLRREPDCTLIGSDAQKLPTAPNPCVLVFIDPPYGQNRGGPALAHAKAQRWIASEALIVWEESSAQIAPPGCTILDQRRYGDSWITFMKADT from the coding sequence GTGAGGATTATCGCGGGCACCCATCGCGGCACACAGCTTTCTGCCGTCGGCAAGGGCGACGCGGCAGCACATCTGCGCCCAACCACGGACCGCGTCCGCGAAAGTCTGTTCAACGTACTGCAAAGTGGGCGGTTCGGTGATCCCATCAGCGGTGCACGCGTGCTTGACCTCTTTGCCGGAACCGGTGCGCTGGGGCTCGAAGCCCTTTCACGAGGGGCCGCACATGTCACATTCGTCGATAGCGGGCGCGTGGCCCAAAAACTGATACGCGACAATATCGCCAAACTTCGACGTGAACCGGATTGCACTTTGATTGGCAGCGATGCGCAGAAACTGCCCACAGCCCCCAACCCTTGCGTGTTGGTGTTTATCGACCCACCTTACGGCCAAAACCGCGGCGGCCCGGCACTTGCACACGCAAAGGCCCAGCGCTGGATCGCCTCCGAAGCTCTGATCGTCTGGGAGGAAAGTTCCGCACAGATTGCCCCGCCAGGCTGTACCATTCTGGACCAGCGCCGCTATGGCGACAGCTGGATCACGTTCATGAAAGCCGACACATGA
- a CDS encoding peroxiredoxin translates to MAISTGDTLPDANLLHVGADGPAAVNLADRLNGRKVVIFGLPGAYTRTCTAAHMPSFIRTKDQFAAKGVDEIICVTVNDPFVCDAWADSTGAKDAGITVLADADGAFTKAIGMDFTAPPVGFYGRSKRYTMLIEDGVVKVLNEEASPGECEISAGETLLDAM, encoded by the coding sequence ATGGCAATTTCTACGGGCGACACACTACCTGACGCCAACCTACTTCACGTCGGGGCCGACGGCCCTGCAGCAGTCAATCTTGCGGACAGGCTGAATGGTCGCAAGGTCGTCATCTTTGGACTTCCCGGTGCCTATACGCGAACCTGCACTGCAGCACATATGCCAAGTTTTATTCGCACCAAGGACCAATTCGCAGCGAAGGGCGTGGACGAAATCATCTGCGTGACGGTCAACGACCCATTCGTTTGCGATGCGTGGGCTGACAGCACGGGCGCTAAGGATGCTGGAATCACTGTTCTGGCGGATGCCGATGGCGCATTCACCAAGGCAATCGGCATGGATTTCACGGCCCCGCCAGTTGGTTTCTATGGCCGTTCAAAGCGTTACACGATGCTGATTGAAGATGGCGTCGTGAAAGTGCTGAACGAAGAAGCCAGCCCCGGCGAATGCGAGATATCCGCAGGCGAAACGCTACTGGACGCAATGTAA
- a CDS encoding NAD(P)/FAD-dependent oxidoreductase, protein MTHFVVIGAGQAGSSLVAKLRTEGFDGDITLIGGESVPPYQRPPLSKAYLLGEMTKERLFLRPEAYYADHNITLKLGTRAVGIDPAAQVVTLNSGEELHYDALALTTGAHPRELPARIGGSLENVFTVRDLSDADRMAPAFKAGARALIVGGGYIGLEAAAVAKKRGVDVTLIEMSDRILQRVAAPETSDYFRTLHESHGVKILEGIGLEELLGDSAVTRARLDDGTILDLDFVVVGVGIHPATILADAAGLAIDNGIATDTFGRTSDPHIWAAGDCASCDWNGQRIRIESVGNAIDQAEIVACNMMGQNKPFVPKPWFWSDQYDCKLQIAGLNLGYTEVIVKKGDGQSHWYYKHNELIAVDAMNDPRNYMIGKRLIEAGKSPDKAVIADPNTDMKALLKA, encoded by the coding sequence ATGACGCATTTTGTTGTTATAGGTGCCGGGCAAGCCGGATCGTCACTCGTGGCCAAACTTCGGACAGAGGGGTTTGACGGTGACATTACACTTATCGGCGGTGAAAGCGTCCCACCCTATCAGCGGCCGCCATTGTCCAAAGCCTATCTGCTGGGAGAGATGACGAAAGAACGCTTGTTTCTACGGCCAGAGGCATATTATGCGGACCATAACATCACGCTCAAGCTTGGCACACGCGCCGTTGGGATCGATCCGGCCGCACAGGTCGTCACGCTCAACTCGGGCGAGGAATTGCACTACGACGCGCTTGCGCTGACAACAGGGGCGCATCCGCGCGAGCTGCCTGCACGCATTGGCGGTTCGCTTGAGAACGTCTTTACAGTCCGCGATCTAAGCGATGCTGACCGTATGGCGCCCGCCTTCAAGGCGGGGGCCAGGGCGTTGATCGTTGGTGGCGGCTATATTGGCCTTGAAGCGGCGGCGGTCGCGAAAAAGCGTGGCGTGGACGTGACCCTGATCGAGATGTCAGACCGTATTCTTCAACGGGTTGCGGCACCAGAAACCTCTGACTATTTCCGGACCTTGCACGAAAGCCACGGGGTTAAAATCCTGGAAGGCATTGGCTTGGAAGAGTTACTGGGAGACAGTGCAGTGACCCGTGCGCGACTTGACGATGGCACAATCCTTGATCTGGATTTCGTGGTCGTCGGAGTCGGAATCCACCCGGCCACGATTCTTGCTGATGCTGCAGGGCTTGCTATCGACAACGGCATTGCCACGGATACGTTCGGGCGCACGTCAGACCCGCACATCTGGGCCGCTGGTGATTGCGCATCATGCGATTGGAATGGACAGCGCATCCGTATCGAAAGCGTCGGCAACGCGATCGATCAGGCTGAAATCGTTGCCTGCAACATGATGGGTCAGAACAAACCATTTGTGCCAAAACCATGGTTCTGGTCGGACCAATATGACTGCAAGTTGCAGATCGCTGGCCTGAACCTTGGTTATACGGAAGTCATCGTCAAAAAGGGGGATGGCCAGTCGCATTGGTATTACAAGCATAACGAACTGATTGCTGTCGATGCGATGAACGACCCGCGCAATTATATGATTGGCAAGCGACTAATCGAAGCTGGCAAGAGCCCCGACAAGGCTGTCATTGCGGATCCAAACACCGACATGAAAGCGCTATTGAAAGCGTGA
- the sfsA gene encoding DNA/RNA nuclease SfsA — MKFATPLVPARLIKRYKRFLADATLDDGTEITAHCANPGSMMGLAAPGTRIWLEPNDDPKKKLKYGWRLVDHENGHFTGVDTSVPNRALRAALESGQVPRLQSYNTVRAEVGYGEKSRIDFLLSGDGPDCYVEVKSVTLSRNRGLAEFPDSVTARGAKHLGELAKMAAEGHRAMMFYLVQRTDCDRVSIAGDLDPNYLSAFRAATGVEVLAMDCEIGPEAITLRRTLPFSID, encoded by the coding sequence ATGAAATTTGCCACGCCTCTTGTGCCCGCCCGCCTGATCAAACGATACAAGCGATTTTTGGCAGACGCGACGCTGGATGATGGGACAGAGATTACCGCGCATTGCGCCAATCCGGGAAGCATGATGGGTTTGGCGGCACCGGGTACACGGATCTGGCTGGAACCCAACGATGACCCAAAGAAAAAGCTGAAGTACGGATGGCGATTGGTCGATCATGAAAATGGCCATTTCACCGGTGTTGACACTTCTGTTCCCAACCGCGCACTACGAGCGGCGCTGGAATCCGGGCAAGTACCGCGGCTGCAAAGCTACAACACGGTGCGTGCAGAGGTGGGCTATGGCGAAAAAAGCCGCATTGATTTCCTGCTCAGTGGTGACGGCCCGGATTGCTATGTCGAGGTGAAAAGCGTCACCTTGTCCCGCAACCGGGGGCTGGCCGAATTTCCTGATAGCGTGACGGCACGTGGTGCAAAACATCTGGGCGAGCTTGCCAAGATGGCCGCGGAAGGGCATCGCGCCATGATGTTCTATCTCGTGCAGCGCACAGACTGTGATCGTGTCAGCATCGCGGGCGATCTGGATCCGAACTATCTGTCCGCTTTCCGCGCCGCCACCGGTGTCGAAGTGCTGGCGATGGATTGTGAGATTGGACCGGAAGCGATCACGCTTCGCCGAACGTTGCCATTTTCGATCGACTGA
- a CDS encoding GNAT family N-acetyltransferase — MRDLAKLYAVIDATWPAAEIRKVGQVTIRRGLGGGSRVSAATAPGSLTPNELANSEQAMRAWDQTPRFMIRFGNTALDTQLAAAGYVPHDKTQIYLCPITEIARERPPPVSTFVTWPPLAVQQEIWAAGGIGPERIAIMERAKGQKATILGRVDDRPAGTLYVACENDIAMVHAVEVLPEYRRRGLARYLMSAAGFWAIDRGMTHLALLTTQANTAANPLYASLGMDVVGQYHYRKLPE; from the coding sequence TTGCGTGACCTCGCAAAACTTTACGCCGTGATCGACGCAACATGGCCTGCGGCTGAAATACGCAAGGTCGGTCAGGTGACGATCCGACGAGGTCTTGGCGGCGGAAGTCGGGTGAGCGCTGCGACGGCACCAGGTTCACTTACCCCAAATGAGTTGGCAAATTCCGAACAAGCGATGCGTGCGTGGGACCAGACGCCACGATTCATGATACGTTTCGGCAATACCGCACTCGATACGCAACTGGCAGCGGCTGGGTACGTCCCGCATGACAAAACGCAAATCTATTTGTGTCCGATCACTGAAATCGCGCGAGAAAGGCCCCCTCCGGTATCCACTTTCGTGACTTGGCCACCGTTGGCGGTACAGCAAGAAATCTGGGCGGCGGGAGGCATCGGGCCGGAACGCATCGCGATCATGGAGCGGGCAAAGGGGCAAAAAGCCACGATTCTCGGGCGGGTCGACGACCGGCCAGCAGGAACGCTTTATGTGGCCTGTGAGAACGACATCGCGATGGTTCACGCGGTCGAAGTGCTGCCTGAATACCGGCGCAGAGGGCTAGCCCGATACTTGATGTCGGCGGCAGGTTTTTGGGCAATAGATCGCGGCATGACACATCTTGCCTTGCTAACGACGCAGGCAAACACTGCCGCCAACCCGCTCTACGCTTCCCTCGGGATGGATGTTGTGGGACAGTATCATTATCGCAAACTTCCGGAGTGA
- a CDS encoding HAD family hydrolase: MTLKLVIFDCDGVLVDSEPITSAVISQNLAKYGLPIPVDEVDRLFSGGTMQGVFETAKSEGAQLPDEWLDEIYALIFAELAKGVPVFPGLFDLLDELRAANVQCAVASNGPMQKMQITLTPSGLWDRLDGWIFSREHFRPKPAPDMIFHAMKVAGARDSETVFIDDTVSGCRAGIAAGVKTYGFTQGRSTKELSMIGAIPIHSMADIATQLLSAR, from the coding sequence ATGACCCTGAAGCTTGTCATTTTCGATTGTGACGGCGTACTGGTCGACAGCGAACCAATCACGTCTGCCGTGATTTCGCAAAACCTTGCAAAATACGGCCTGCCCATCCCGGTGGATGAGGTCGACAGGCTATTCAGCGGCGGCACGATGCAAGGAGTCTTTGAAACTGCAAAAAGCGAAGGGGCACAGTTACCCGACGAATGGCTTGATGAAATCTATGCGCTGATCTTCGCAGAACTGGCCAAAGGCGTCCCGGTTTTTCCCGGGCTCTTCGACCTGCTCGATGAGTTGCGAGCCGCGAACGTGCAATGCGCCGTTGCGTCCAACGGACCGATGCAGAAGATGCAAATCACGCTGACCCCGTCGGGACTTTGGGACCGGTTAGATGGCTGGATTTTTTCACGCGAGCACTTCAGGCCCAAACCCGCACCGGACATGATATTTCACGCCATGAAAGTCGCGGGGGCCCGTGACTCTGAAACCGTATTCATCGACGATACCGTTTCCGGATGCCGTGCCGGTATTGCAGCAGGTGTGAAGACGTATGGTTTCACCCAAGGGCGGAGCACGAAAGAGCTTTCGATGATCGGTGCAATCCCGATCCACAGCATGGCAGATATCGCAACACAGCTGCTCTCAGCGCGCTAG
- a CDS encoding 4a-hydroxytetrahydrobiopterin dehydratase, with protein MTKLDDDGRKSLTDAGWTLVDGRDAVTKTYEFKNFIEAFGFMTKAAIWAEKLNHHPEWFNVYKKVEVTLTTHDVDGLSELDAKLAEKMDALAK; from the coding sequence ATGACCAAACTTGACGACGACGGGCGCAAGTCGCTGACAGATGCAGGTTGGACCTTGGTCGACGGTCGCGATGCCGTCACCAAAACGTACGAATTCAAGAATTTCATCGAGGCTTTCGGCTTTATGACAAAGGCGGCGATCTGGGCCGAAAAACTGAACCATCACCCCGAGTGGTTCAACGTTTACAAGAAGGTAGAAGTGACGTTGACAACCCATGATGTCGACGGGCTGAGCGAGTTAGACGCCAAGCTTGCCGAAAAAATGGACGCGCTTGCAAAGTAG
- a CDS encoding glycerophosphodiester phosphodiesterase family protein — protein sequence MRLPSSFLARPFAHRGLHDVTAGRAENSPGAFAAAIGHGYGIELDLQLSKDGQAMVFHDYDLERLAGIRGAVAQKTALELSAIALLHDGDAIPTLSDVLAQVSGQVPLLIEIKDQDGGMGPNVGKLEMATANLLRDYQGDVAVMSFNPHSVAAMRELLPDTPRGLTTCRYKRKDWPTLKKLVRHGLRKIPNFADVDASFISHDRKDLDRGYVRRVKKAGYPVLTWTIKSPAQEAEARKIADNITFEGYLA from the coding sequence ATGAGACTACCGTCTTCTTTCCTTGCACGTCCGTTCGCACACCGTGGCCTGCACGATGTGACGGCAGGACGCGCCGAAAACAGCCCCGGCGCTTTCGCAGCAGCGATCGGACACGGCTATGGCATCGAACTTGACCTGCAACTTTCAAAGGACGGACAGGCCATGGTTTTTCACGACTATGATCTGGAACGGCTGGCAGGCATACGCGGGGCTGTCGCACAAAAGACGGCGCTCGAACTTTCTGCGATCGCCCTTTTGCATGATGGCGATGCCATTCCAACCTTGTCAGACGTGCTGGCGCAGGTTTCCGGACAGGTGCCGCTTCTGATCGAGATCAAGGATCAGGATGGTGGTATGGGTCCGAACGTTGGGAAATTGGAAATGGCTACGGCAAACCTTTTGCGTGATTATCAAGGTGACGTTGCCGTGATGTCCTTTAATCCGCATTCCGTGGCCGCGATGCGTGAACTGCTTCCCGATACGCCACGCGGTTTGACGACATGCCGCTACAAGCGCAAGGACTGGCCCACGCTCAAGAAGCTGGTCCGCCACGGCTTGCGCAAAATTCCGAACTTTGCGGATGTTGATGCCTCTTTCATTAGCCATGACCGTAAAGACCTTGACCGTGGCTACGTCCGCCGGGTGAAGAAAGCCGGTTATCCGGTGCTGACATGGACGATCAAATCGCCCGCGCAAGAGGCTGAAGCCCGCAAGATTGCGGATAACATCACTTTTGAAGGCTATCTGGCTTGA